The following proteins come from a genomic window of Henningerozyma blattae CBS 6284 chromosome 4, complete genome:
- the TED1 gene encoding Ted1p (similar to Saccharomyces cerevisiae YIL039W; ancestral locus Anc_7.216) gives MIRGKLLLYCILTSIVTLVSNVYIRTYPSIHPQKCSWACASKALNEPNISPLSTWEKMLYYTRRYYKDVLSNASESSLNTSDVQDIHMLALGDPQIKGAYKKTTYLQALDIYMNDHYLGHIFKTMQKRLDPGFIAVLGDLFSSQWISDSEFFNRTMRYNERLFKRNSTYLHNIQKDNHDENGQYKVEWSTWGTELNTKRQSPKPWNFDYGYSDVYSWNPEVEDFLFLNVTGNHDIGYSGDVTYQHRARYEELFGKDNYWIEYDIETDHPWRIVVLDTLLLEGPALQPEFLEVNWEFLEQLKERNFSGSTVLLTHVPFYKPAGLCSDGPSFSYYPEVWEKEPYKANLLRSQNHLSEEVSNTVLNSIFNNGKPGVILTGHDHVGCETIYSKNIDNKWFASKIAQSNVSIKEITVRSMMGEFDGNSGLLTGHFNHITKNWEWNFSLCPFAIQHVWWFANISICLTIILWSFYFI, from the coding sequence atgataaggGGCAAGTTGCTACTTTATTGTATTTTGACTTCAATTGTCACGCTTGTATcaaatgtatatattagaaCATATCCCTCAATTCATCCCCAAAAATGTTCATGGGCATGCGCCAGTAAAGCTTTAAACGAACCAAACATCTCACCACTTTCAACATGGGAAAAAATGTTATATTATACAAGAAGATATTACAAGGATGTATTATCCAATGCAAGCGAAAGCTCTCTGAATACATCTGATGTTCAAGATATTCATATGCTGGCATTAGGAGATCCTCAAATCAAGGGTGCCTACAAAAAGACGACTTATTTGCAAGCCCTAGATATATACATGAATGACCATTATTTAGGTCATATATTCAAGACAATGCAAAAAAGACTAGACCCTGGATTCATTGCTGTTTTAGGAGATCTATTTTCCTCTCAATGGATTAGTGATTcagaattttttaatagaacAATGAGATATAATGAAAgattattcaaaagaaattcTACATATTTgcataatattcaaaaagatAACCACGATGAGAATGGCCAATATAAAGTTGAATGGTCAACTTGGGGTACTGAGCTTAATACTAAAAGACAGAGTCCGAAACCTTGGAACTTTGATTATGGATATTCTGATGTATATTCTTGGAATCCAGAGGTCGAAGATTTCCTGTTTTTAAATGTTACTGGGAATCATGATATAGGCTATTCAGGCGATGTCACTTATCAGCACAGGGCAAGATATGAAGAACTCTTTGGTAAGGATAACTATTGGATTGAATATGATATTGAAACAGACCATCCTTGGAGAATTGTTGTGTTAGATACTTTGCTTCTGGAAGGCCCAGCACTTCAACCAGAATTCTTGGAAGTTAATTGGGAATTTTTAGAgcaattaaaagaaagaaatttttcagGAAGTACTGTGCTATTAACACATGTTCCATTTTATAAGCCTGCTGGATTATGTTCTGATGGGCCCTCCTTTAGCTATTATCCAGAAGTCTGGGAGAAGGAACCTTATAAAGCCAATTTGCTAAGATCTCAAAATCATTTGAGTGAAGAAGTCTCTAATACAGTGTTGAATAGCATTTTCAACAACGGTAAGCCAGGTGTCATACTAACTGGTCATGATCATGTTGGTTGTGAAACTATTTatagtaaaaatattgataacaAATGGTTTGCTTCAAAAATTGCTCAATCAAATGTAAGTATCAAGGAAATTACAGTAAGATCAATGATGGGTGAGTTCGATGGTAATTCAGGTCTATTAACAGGTCATTTTAATcatattacaaaaaattgGGAGTGGAATTTCTCTCTGTGCCCATTTGCCATTCAGCATGTTTGGTGGTTTGcaaatatatctatatgTCTTACTATAATTCTATGGTCTTTCTATTTCATCTAA
- the SAP1 gene encoding putative AAA family ATPase SAP1 (similar to Saccharomyces cerevisiae SAP1 (YER047C); ancestral locus Anc_7.215): protein MDNNSRGFFTKLKIRKKPQPISDLTELYGTVAKESIYYIKLEDQEQYEQALQGWKGLTTDTMYRLTQIEKLYPDILSYSKDELSLKNGVRELYHKACNNLERVQALYDQNPSMNYSVDMGSFDDSTITPKKNHSIDTLHTIPIISGPSNFQVISSFEGSPQSNQNSPLGRTIQLIQSKDIKDHSPSKKMNTSLRTTQQLQQTSNMYSLRSIHSNGGSSGTTSSELLNTGNSAYPGTVAKSKKRNYSTPSSVNTSKHSIPDTKLQHSQDMENLDNFTDFSQLSLDEESDIVEYNKYDLYTEGNDRTYSNSNSMHTTSRQRSNKQNADKLPKVRSKLSIPKLSQTLSEPNSTTLTKTEKDRKAALSSNSKDSISSGKSAFSAGASSNPLRKENMKKNKSLSSLTNNSNTLKHPHQSNTKPQSSSFLEKMNYKQHSGTSVTAAKAVFNPKGQNSLPSSSYALQVRQLKQKYHTGFPSDINKKNEELEKPRRRRKAGNTQIANKVSGKSTKKANVSTQGKKINESKSSIQTSTHLPNSKHDNSTIENKYNMTKEELEDNIIDSIPGIDKVAAKQIFSEIVVHGDEVYWDDIAGLENAKNSLKEAVVYPFLRPDLFRGLREPVRGMLLFGPPGTGKTMLARGVATESKSTFFSISASSLTSKYLGESEKLVRALFAIAKKLSPSIVFVDEIDSIMGSRDENGENESSRRIKNEFLIQWSSLSNAAAGKSEDDERVLILGATNLPWSIDEAARRRFVRRQYIPLPEAETRKIQIMKLLSYQKHKLDNEDVDKLLKLTNGYSGSDITSLAKDAAMGPLRELGDQLLHTSTERIRPVELRDFKNSLKYIKPSVSQEGLKRYEEWASQFGSSGV from the coding sequence AtggataataatagtagaGGATTCTTtacaaaattgaaaatacgCAAGAAGCCTCAGCCTATTTCTGATCTCACTGAGTTATATGGTACAGTTGCAAAGGAATCTATATATTACattaaattagaagatcAGGAACAGTATGAACAGGCCCTTCAAGGTTGGAAAGGACTAACGACGGATACAATGTACCGATTAAcacaaattgaaaaactGTATCCGGATATTTTAAGCTATTCTAAGGATGAGCTAAGTTTAAAGAATGGAGTACGTGAGCTGTATCATAAAGCATGCAATAACTTAGAAAGGGTTCAAGCATTATACGATCAAAATCCATCAATGAATTATTCCGTGGACATGGGGAGCTTTGATGATAGTACTATTACTCCCAAAAAAAATCACTCTATAGATACTCTGCACACTATTCCAATTATTTCTGGCCCATCTAACTTCCAGGTAATTTCATCCTTTGAAGGATCACCACAAAGTAATCAAAATAGTCCATTAGGTAGAActattcaattaattcaatcaaAAGATATAAAAGATCATAGTCCcagtaaaaaaatgaatacaAGTTTAAGAACAACCCAACAACTCCAGCAGACATCCAATATGTATAGTTTACGAAGCATACATAGTAATGGGGGGTCTTCGGGTACTACTAGTAGCGAACTTCTAAACACGGGAAACTCTGCATATCCAGGTACTGTTGCTAAATCAAAAAAGAGGAATTATAGTACCCCATCTTCTGTTAATACAAGTAAGCATAGCATACCTGATACAAAACTTCAGCATTCACAAGACATGGAAAatcttgataattttacTGATTTCTCTCAACTATCACTAGATGAAGAATCTGACATTgttgaatataataaatatgacTTATATACAGAAGGAAATGACCGTACTTATAGTAATTCCAATAGTATGCATACAACATCAAGACAAAGGAGTAATAAACAGAATGCTGATAAATTGCCGAAAGTTAGATCTAAGTTATCGATTCCAAAACTTTCACAAACCTTATCAGAACCAAATTCTACAACATTAACAAAGACTGAAAAAGATCGAAAAGCAGCACTGTCGTCCAATTCTAAAGACTCCATTTCGTCAGGGAAAAGTGCATTTTCTGCAGGAGCATCGTCGAATCCtttaagaaaagaaaacatgaaaaaaaacaaatctCTAAGTTCTCtaactaataattctaacaCATTAAAGCATCCACATCAATCAAATACCAAGCCACAATCCAGCTCATTCTTAGAAAAAATGAACTATAAACAACATTCTGGAACATCTGTAACTGCTGCAAAGGCTGTATTTAATCCTAAGGGTCAGAACTCACTTCCTTCTTCATCATATGCATTACAAGTAAGGCagttaaaacaaaaatatcacACAGGCTTTCCATCTGAtataaataagaaaaatgaagaattagaaaaaccaagaagaagaaggaaAGCAGGCAACACTCAGATAGCAAATAAAGTTTCTGGGAAGTCTACAAAAAAAGCTAATGTATCAACACaagggaaaaaaattaatgagaGTAAATCATCGATACAGACAAGCACTCATTTGCCAAATTCTAAGCATGATAACTCTactattgaaaataaatataatatgaCTAAGGAAGAATTGGAGGACAATATCATTGATTCAATTCCGGGAATTGATAAAGTAGCTGCCAAACAAATCTTTAGTGAAATTGTTGTTCATGGAGATGAAGTTTACTGGGATGACATTGCTGGATTAGAGAATGCcaaaaattctttgaaagAGGCTGTCGTATACCCATTTTTAAGGCCTGATCTTTTTCGTGGTTTAAGAGAACCTGTTAGAGGAATGCTTCTGTTTGGACCACCTGGTACAGGAAAAACGATGCTTGCCAGAGGTGTCGCTACTGAGTCGAAATctacatttttttctatcaGTGCATCAAGTTTGACATCAAAATATCTAGGtgaaagtgaaaaattGGTTAGAGCCTTGTTTGCTATCGCCAAAAAGCTTTCCCCATCCATTGTTTTTgttgatgaaattgattCAATTATGGGAAGCAGAGATGAAAATGGTGAAAATGAGTCTAGCAGACGTATTAAAAATGAGTTTTTGATACAATGGTCTTCATTGTCAAATGCCGCAGCAGGTAAAagtgaagatgatgaaagGGTATTGATACTCGGAGCTACTAATTTACCATGGTCAATCGATGAGGCTgcaagaagaagatttgTAAGAAGACAATATATTCCACTTCCAGAGGCAGAAACACgtaaaatacaaataatgaaacttCTATCATATCAAAAGCACaaattagataatgaagatgtCGACAAACTTCTAAAACTAACAAACGGATATTCAGGAAGTGACATCACTTCATTAGCAAAGGATGCAGCTATGGGGCCTCTACGAGAGCTAGGAGATCAGTTATTGCATACCTCTACAGAACGCATTCGTCCAGTAGAATTAAGAGATTTTAAGAATAGTTTAAAATACATTAAACCTTCGGTATCACAAGAAGGGTTAAAAAGATATGAAGAATGGGCCTCACAATTTGGCTCATCTGGAGTTTAA
- the NOT3 gene encoding CCR4-NOT core subunit NOT3 (similar to Saccharomyces cerevisiae NOT3 (YIL038C); ancestral locus Anc_7.214), whose amino-acid sequence MAHRKLQQEVDRVFKKINEGLDVFNTYYERHESCLNNPSQKEKLEADLKREVKKLQRLREQIKSWQSSPDIKNKDELLDYRRSVEVAMEQYKIVEKASKEKAYSNNSLKKSENMDPEERKRRETSDYLSSMIDELERQYEASQIEIDRLILLNKKKKTASVSNDEKKDRLKNLQVRYRWHQQQMELALRLLANEELDPDAVDDIQDDIDYYVKSNSENDFIEDETIYDTLNLQSNEAIAHEVAQYFASQLNNDEEAIEEAPGTKESLKQSRKEQRKAEREAKKAAKAAAKLAPKSSTATTPTTTQNGSTVASTIASPSSTAPIIENQKELSTTSSISSLSPSPIATSLNSSKVISASTTVPNTARSPNSSSISSMKSSSVSLQPTELDGTIHIHQGKNGATTTSTLRPATVPIRPAGEMKWSVAASHGLEKEKKSLGASSTNNASTSSSTIINQDMSKSPSTTTAPTSSITSRSSSVVNTPTFSHPSLATPTVERESLYVSSNSSSTLNSSNIIHQTSSNSKGNNFLNQLNAGKLDSRTKPSDVSSHEESVSKKSLLQDVSESSSIIDKNIHLLVDDYESDITDDELENEPNLNDFNPSDIEGLRNKLSVKNKLNETLLQEYELLLLPSGIQQFIMGTELYKNKLNSLVNDLGGYRRSRDSCFIPRLHSIPYGVNPPTPLDAFRSTQQWDVTCCSLRDVILSQANSKEDKLKKILEKFRSLETFTLFYNYYFSVTPLEKEVSMVVLAERDWRITNNETMWFSRQGEAKLSDELYEIGDYRIFSLEDWTVHEKLNFKLDFGILKETRRDGSITTVTSNSQHANKEEEQLSHGQQLLQQLKRGKFANDR is encoded by the coding sequence ATGGCCCATAGAAAATTACAACAAGAGGTTGACAGAGTTTTCAAGAAAATCAACGAAGGCCTTGATGTATTCAATACATATTACGAAAGACATGAAAGCTGTCTGAATAACCCTTCACAGAAGGAAAAATTGGAAGCAGATTTAAAACGAGAAGTCAAGAAATTACAGAGACTTAGAGAACAGATAAAATCTTGGCAGAGTTCACCagatatcaaaaataaagatgaacTTTTGGACTATAGGAGGTCTGTTGAAGTCGCCATGGAGCAATACAAGATTGTGGAGAAAGCCTCGAAAGAGAAGGcatattcaaataacaGCCTGAAAAAATCAGAGAACATGGATCCTGAAGAACGAAAAAGAAGGGAAACATCTGATTATTTGTCATCAATGATCGATGAGTTAGAAAGGCAATACGAAGCATCTCAAATTGAAATCGATAGACTGATACtattaaataagaaaaagaaaactgCCTCAGTTAGTAAcgatgaaaaaaaagatcgtctaaaaaatttacaagtTAGATATAGATGGCACCAACAGCAGATGGAATTGGCTTTAAGGCTGCTAGCAAATGAAGAACTAGACCCAGATGCCGTGGATGATATTCAGGACGACATTGATTACTATGTTAAATCAAATAGtgaaaatgattttattgAGGATGAGACAATATATGATACACTAAATTTACAATCGAACGAAGCAATTGCCCATGAAGTTGCTCAGTATTTTGCTTCACAactaaataatgatgaagaagctATTGAAGAAGCTCCTGGAACAAAAGAATCCCTTAAACAATCAAGGAAAGAACAGAGGAAGGCTGAAAGAGAAGCAAAGAAGGCTGCTAAAGCTGCTGCTAAATTAGCTCCAAAGAGCTCAACTGCCACTACACCAACAACAACACAAAATGGAAGCACTGTGGCGTCAACAATAGCATCTCCATCAAGCACAGCCCCAATAATAGAAAACCAAAAGGAGCTATCAACTACTTCTAGCATATCAAGTTTATCGCCTTCACCTATAGCAACTTCATTAAATTCGTCAAAGGTAATATCAGCCTCTACGACAGTGCCAAATACTGCAAGGAGTCCGAATAGTAGTTCTATATCATCAATGAAATCTTCTTCTGTGTCATTACAACCAACAGAGCTAGATGGTACAATTCATATTCACCAAGGCAAAAATGGCGCAACTACTACTAGTACTCTTAGACCTGCAACTGTTCCAATTAGACCTGCTGGTGAAATGAAATGGTCGGTTGCTGCATCTCATGGtcttgaaaaagaaaagaaatcaTTAGGGGCTTCTTCTACAAATAATGCTTCTACTTCGTCAAGcacaataataaatcaagaCATGTCAAAGTCTCCATCAACTACAACAGCCCCAACCTCATCCATAACTAGTAGATCATCGAGTGTAGTTAATACACCAACTTTCTCTCACCCTTCCTTGGCAACACCAACGGTTGAAAGAGAGTCTTTATACGTTTCTTCAAATTCCTCTTCAACTTTAAATTCCTCGAATATAATACACCAAACAAGTTCAAACTCAAAAGGAAACAACTTTTTAAACCAATTGAATGCAGGAAAATTAGATAGTAGGACTAAGCCTAGTGATGTTTCATCACATGAAGAGAgtgtttcaaaaaaatctCTTCTACAAGATGTTTCAGAGTCTTCCTCAATTATAGATAAGAATATTCATTTGTTGGTTGATGATTATGAATCAGATATAACAGACGATGAACTTGAAAATGAGCCGAACctaaatgattttaatCCTTCGGATATTGAAGGACTACGAAACAAATTAAGcgttaaaaataaattaaatgaaacaCTATTACAGGAATATGAACTTCTTTTACTACCTAGCGGTATCCAACAGTTTATCATGGGAACAGAACtctataaaaataaattaaacaGCTTGGTAAATGACTTGGGTGGATATAGAAGATCAAGAGACTCTTGTTTTATTCCTAGGTTACATTCTATCCCTTATGGCGTTAATCCTCCCACTCCATTAGATGCATTTAGATCTACTCAGCAATGGGATGTTACTTGTTGTTCTCTTCGTGACGTTATACTTTCTCAAGCAAATTCTAAAGAAGATAAACTGAAAAAGATTTTGGAGAAGTTTAGAAGTCTAGAAACTTTtacattattttataattattatttttctgtAACCCCACTGGAAAAAGAAGTTTCAATGGTAGTTTTGGCAGAAAGGGATTGGAGAAtaactaataatgaaacaatGTGGTTCTCAAGACAGGGAGAGGCAAAACTTTCCGATGAACTTTATGAAATAGGTGATTATCGAATCTTTTCATTAGAAGATTGGACAGTTCATGAAAAGCTAAACTTCAAGTTAGATTTTGGAATTTTAAAGGAAACAAGGCGTGACGGATCTATTACTACTGTTACTTCAAATTCTCAACATGCAAATAAGGAGGAAGAACAACTCTCACATGGTCAACAGCTATTACAGCAACTGAAGAGAGGCAAATTTGCCAACGACAGATAG
- the PRM2 gene encoding pheromone-regulated protein PRM2 (similar to Saccharomyces cerevisiae PRM2 (YIL037C); ancestral locus Anc_7.213): MKVFNSEPLASRLLDNIFHPFLIYNLSLSFTIVWFIYILLQNSNTHYDSVQSTLEYITQTDSKPLQPSTVTKTSVHTVTNSNHILSTYTSVHTVTTSNYIISTYTSVVTESPILLQNTSFLTSALNDNFNSYERSVINYIKDDWYSKLNSSVYLNWASIKEDTISNLRLIRNGFQSNIIDPLITQNNSIIDQINNLTSTLYLLNAAQIGSDRSDIDNISLDLTFLDNILYTFDNDSDTMKNLIWNDINFTNIDANILLPTGIHNFSIPQILEKRDETYVSDTSDRETDFYVRCKIISIILPFIYLIMIILLTIYDYLRFKLQNKQFNALFTEFLQIQNEKHQPNSYTIQFSDPSFAELRIFIKNISYTIENIIIWCLTRHLLKYFGRKGNQKKINNFSVWFFKLNKRLIILLMLLVFYTQLISSLIKFQSINFSNKPSTSSLQKRDDVNSYPIGNESLVLNTATPATEQLFDILAINIHQTVLSYMNDYIDQVNTNFTTYFNNVEFKNSFIGVPSWNNLTNTACDIPQFNLTSIVEQLQFAQTITYTEKYETSSHLVKLQNNYMESTILVHWCMITKWLYISWAIAYVIHFLIGIFIVPHLC, from the coding sequence ATGAAGGTATTTAATTCTGAACCATTAGCTTCACgattattagataatatatttcaCCCATTTCTAATTTACAATCTTTCCTTGAGCTTTACCATCGTTTggtttatatatatattgctTCAAAATTCGAATACCCATTATGATAGTGTCCAATCTACGTTGGAATATATCACTCAAACTGATTCTAAGCCGCTGCAACCCAGCACTGTAACCAAAACATCAGTTCATACCGTTACAAACTCCAATCATATTTTATCTACATATACATCAGTTCATACCGTTACAACCtccaattatattatatctaCATATACGTCGGTAGTGACTGAAAGCCCGATTCTCTTACAAAATACAAGCTTTCTTACTTCCGCACTTAATGATAACTTTAATTCTTATGAACGTTctgttattaattatattaaagatgaCTGGTATTCCAAGTTAAACAGCTCagtttatttaaattggGCTTCAATCAAAGAAGATACTATCAGTAATTTGCGGCTAATTAGAAATGGTTTTCAGTCCAACATTATTGATCCGTTAATCACTCAAAACAACTCTATAATAGATCAGATTAATAATCTAACTTCTACATTGTATCTGCTGAATGCTGCTCAAATAGGTAGCGATAGAAGCGACATagataatatttcattagatttaacttttttgGACAATATATTGTACAcatttgataatgattcGGAtacaatgaaaaatttaatttggaatgatattaatttcacCAATATAGATGCTAATATACTTTTACCAACAGGTATTCATAACTTCTCTATACCCCAAATTTTAGAGAAAAGAGATGAAACCTATGTAAGTGACACCTCCGACAGGGAAACTGATTTCTATGTACGATGTAAGATTATATCGATAATTTTACCCTTCATATATCTGATTATGATAATACTTTTAACAATATATGACTACCTAAGATTTAAGCttcaaaataaacaatttaatGCATTATTTACtgaatttcttcaaattcaaaacgAAAAACATCAGCCAAATTCCTATACAATTCAATTTTCTGACCCTTCATTTGCAGAACTACGAATATTCATTAAGAATATCAGCTACACTATtgagaatattattatttggtgTTTAACTAGACATTTActgaaatattttggtCGTAAGGgtaaccaaaaaaaaatcaataacTTCAGTGTATggtttttcaaattaaataaacGGCTGATAATATTGCTTATGCTGCTGGTATTTTATActcaattaatttctaGCCtcataaaatttcaaagcATTAACTTTTCGAATAAACCGTCAACAAGTAGTCTCCAAAAACGAGACGATGTAAATTCATATCCTATAGGTAATGAGAGCCTGGTCCTAAATACAGCAACACCAGCAACGGAACAGCTATTTGATATCCTAGCTATTAATATCCATCAAACAGTTCTCTCATATATGAATGATTATATCGACCAGGTAAATACTAATTTCACTacttattttaataatgtagAATTTAAGAATTCATTTATTGGAGTACCAAGCTGGAATAACTTAACTAATACAGCTTGCGACATCCCACAGTTCAATCTTACTAGTATCGTTGAACAGTTGCAATTTGCACAAACTATCACATACACTGAAAAATACGAAACTAGCTCTCATTTAGTTAAGctacaaaataattatatggAGTCCACCATCTTAGTACATTGGTGCATGATAACCAAATGGCTTTATATATCGTGGGCCATTGCATATGTAATACATTTTCTAATCGGAATATTTATAGTTCCACATTTGTGTTGA
- the SPO73 gene encoding Spo73p (similar to Saccharomyces cerevisiae SPO73 (YER046W); ancestral locus Anc_7.212): MSYDMLNTFLNSTPYDILVQNERGVTLFGYPFFSTSFLLPGVDPPSYQLSLFDKSTIHTKRSLVPLRNSSSLHSVTELYPVTTPLDAKEKWYVSMDWSGEIKSGTGLADVDDQGWTYAWSFIADRWKSSKGLVRRRIWVKLPETDL, encoded by the coding sequence ATGTCTTATGATATGCTGAATACTTTCCTTAATTCAACACCTTATGATATTTTGGTTCAGAATGAACGGGGAGTAACTTTATTTGGCTACCcgtttttttcaacttcaTTTTTGTTACCAGGTGTTGATCCACCTAGTTACcaattatctttattcGATAAGTCTACTATCCACACTAAGAGATCGTTAGTTCCTTTAAgaaattcttcatctttacATTCAGTTACTGAACTGTATCCAGTAACAACTCCATTAGACGCGAAGGAAAAATGGTATGTATCAATGGACTGGTCAGGTGAAATAAAATCTGGCACAGGTCTTGCTGATGTCGATGATCAAGGTTGGACCTATGCTTGGTCATTTATTGCTGATCGGTGGAAGTCTAGTAAAGGCCTAGTCCGCCGTCGCATCTGGGTTAAGCTACCTGAAACAGATCTGTAA
- the CDC10 gene encoding septin CDC10 (similar to Saccharomyces cerevisiae CDC10 (YCR002C); ancestral locus Anc_1.419) — protein sequence MNSNTINPIQPSSYVGFDTITNQIEHRLLKKGFQFNIMVVGSSGLGKSTLINTLFASHLIDSSTGKDITQLPVSKTTEIRVSTHALAEDKVRLNVNVIDTPGFGDHINNDKAWEPIVKYIKEQHSQYLRKELTTNRERHIPDSRVHAILYFLQPNGKGLSKLDVVVLQKLTEIANVIPVIGKSDTLTLSERTRFRRIVQREFKKYHLRIYPYDSSDLEDDEIELNQSIRSIVPFAVVGAEREIEANGETFRGRKTRWGLINIDDINQCEFVYLREFLIRTHLQDLIETTSFVHYEGFRARQLLALKENANSRASAHMSTTNSTYQH from the coding sequence AtgaattcaaatacaaTCAATCCAATTCAACCATCTTCTTATGTCGGGTTCGATACTATTACAAATCAAATTGAACATCGTCTATTAAAGAAAGGTTTccaattcaatattatgGTAGTAGGTAGTTCTGGTTTAGGTAAAAGTACTCTAATTAACACTTTATTTGCATctcatttaattgattcCTCCACAGGTAAAGATATTACTCAATTGCCAGTCTCAAAAACTACTGAAATTAGAGTCTCCACTCATGCCTTAGCTGAAGATAAAGTTCGTTTAAACGTAAATGTCATCGATACTCCAGGTTTTGGTGATCATATCAACAATGATAAAGCATGGGAACCAAttgttaaatatattaaagaacAACATTCTCAATATTTGCGTAAAGAATTGACCACTAATAGAGAAAGGCATATCCCTGATAGTCGTGTTCATGCAATCTTATATTTCTTACAACCAAACGGTAAAGGTTTGTCTAAATTAGATGTAGTTGTATTGCAAAAATTAACTGAAATCGCAAACGTTATTCCAGTCATTGGGAAATCTGATACTTTAACTTTATCTGAAAGAACAAGATTTAGAAGAATCGTTCAAagagaatttaaaaaatatcatttaagaatttatcCTTATGATTCTTCAGAtttagaagatgatgaaatagaattaaatcaaaGTATAAGATCAATTGTTCCATTCGCTGTAGTTGGGGCAGAAAGAGAAATTGAAGCAAATGGTGAAACTTTTAGAGGTAGAAAGACTCGTTGGggattaattaatatagaTGATATTAATCAATGTGAATTTGTCTATTTAAGAGAATTTTTGATTAGAACTCATTTACaagatttaattgaaacaaCTTCATTCGTTCATTACGAAGGTTTCAGGGCAAGACAATTATTAGCTTTAAAGGAAAATGCCAATAGTCGTGCATCTGCTCATATGTCAACTACTAATAGTACTTACCAACATTAA